In a single window of the Gossypium hirsutum isolate 1008001.06 chromosome D02, Gossypium_hirsutum_v2.1, whole genome shotgun sequence genome:
- the LOC107908759 gene encoding 30S ribosomal protein S31, mitochondrial produces MAMIQWCGAVARRVLMKQWPPLSSASPIGVMASPPAPTVCGRGDKKTKKGKRFKGSYGNARPKKEKKIERIKDKVEVPRSTPWPLPFKLI; encoded by the coding sequence ATGGCGATGATTCAGTGGTGCGGCGCCGTAGCAAGGAGAGTGTTGATGAAGCAGTGGCCTCCTCTATCATCGGCTTCGCCTATTGGAGTAATGGCGTCGCCGCCGGCACCGACCGTTTGCGGCAGAGGTGACAAGAAGACGAAGAAAGGGAAGAGATTCAAAGGATCGTACGGGAACGCCAGGCCCAAGAAGGAGAAGAAGATTGAACGTATCAAAGACAAGGTCGAAGTTCCCAGGTCCACCCCTTGGCCTCTCCCCTTCAAGCTCATctga